In the genome of uncultured Paludibaculum sp., the window CCCAGCGGGCCGCACAGGGCGAGGCCGCCGTCGTAGGAATTGGGGAACTTCTCGAGCAGCGTCATGGTGAGGAAGCCGCCCATGGAGTGCCCCATCACGTAGGTCTCGACCGGTTTGCCGTACTTCCCGGTGAAATAGCGGCGCAGGGCCTCGGTGTCCTGGATGGCCTGCTCGACAGCCCAGCCGCCGGCGGCGTACCCCGACTGGATGACGGCCACCCCACTGTCGACGAATCCTGAGAACTGAGGCTTATCGGACTGCGCAAACTTCACGGTGTTCGGGTTGTAGCCGTGGCAATAGACGACGAGCACGCCGGTCCACTTGGCCGGCACGTCAATGCGGAAGGCGGCGCCGTTGATCTCGCCCACTTCGACGCGGGGTTGCGCCTGGCAGGCGGCCAGCGCCAGCGTCATCGAGAAGACCACGGATTTGAGGGCTAGGGTCACGAGCAACCTCCTGCTGACTTGCTGGACGGTCCGTCCGAGGACATAGGTGACGTGCTACCGCTTCCTGACGGTCGCGGCTCGGATCTGGGCGTGCCTCGGATCGCACTAGCTGTGGCGAATCACCAGCACGTCGCCGTCCTTGACAATATACTCCTTGCCTTCCAGTCGGAGCTGGCCCTTCTCGCGCAGGCCGCCATAGCCGTTCTGATCGACCAGCGTCTGCCAATTCACGACCTCGGCGCGGATGAACTTCTTCTCGAAGTCGGAGTGGATGGCACCCGCTGCCTTCACGGCCGTGGAGTTGATCGGGATGGTCCAGGCGCGGACTTCCGTTTCGCCGGCCGTGAGGAAGCTCATCAGGCCCAGCAGGCGGTACATGACGTTGATCAGGCGGCTGAGGCTGCTGCCGGGTAGACCGTAGCTGGTCATGTACTCGGCGGCCTCTTCGGGCGACAGCTCGGCCAGTTCGGCTTCAATCTTGCCGCAGACGGCGCATAGTTCGGCGTTCGCCTTGCCCGAGAGGACTTGCGCGCGGAAGCTCTGCTCTCTTTCCGACAGGTTGGCCGCGTCAGCCTCGCCCAGGTTCATCACCAGCAGGATCGGCTTCTGGGAAAGGAACTGGAAGCCGCGCAGCAGTTTCTCGTCGGCGGGTTCCAGTTCCCAGGCGCGCAGGGTCTCGCCGGCTTCGAGCTTGGTCTTGGCGGTTTCCAGGAGTTCGAACTCGCGGTCGAGCGACTGGTCGCGGATCTTCTTGCGTTCTTTTTCCAGGCGTTCCAGACGCTTCTCGACGACGACCAGATCGCTGAGGATCAGTTCCATGTCGAGGTCTTCGATATCGCGCTGCGGGTCCACTGAGCCCTTCTCGTGCGGCACCGTGTCGTCTTCGAAGACGCGCACGACGTGCGCAATGGCATCCACCACGCGCAGGCTGGCGAGATAGCTGGGGTCGCGCAGGGCTTCCTTGGAGATGGCCGGAAAGTCGAGGAATTCGATGGTGGCGTGGGTGATCTTGGGCGGCAGGAAGATCTTGGCCAGGGCGTCGAGGCGCGGATCGGGCACCTTGGTCATGCCCACGCGGGCTTCCATGGTGCCGACGCGGGTGGCTTCGTGGACGCCCGTGAGGATGGTGAACAAGCTGGTCTTGCCCGTCATGGGGAGACCGAGGATGGCAGTTTTCATAAAGCTTATAGGGGAACTTCTACCCGGTTGAGGATTTCCGCCAGCAGCCGCTCAGCGGTTTCGGTGGAGCGGTTGGAGAGCGACACGCGTTGGTTCAACACCACGCGATGCGCGAATACCGGCACGGCCAGGCGCTTGATGTCGTCCGGAAGAACGTAGTCGCGGCCCTCCAGCAAAGCCAAGGCCTGCACGGCGCGGTAAAGGGCCTGGGCGCCGCGCGGGCTGACGCCCAGCAGCAGCGACTCGTGCGAACGGGTGGCCTCGACGATGCTGAGCATGTAGCTGACGAGGGATTCGTCGACGCTGACACGCTCGGCCGCGAGTTGCACGCTGAGGAGCTCTTCGGGTGTGAGGATGGCCTGCGGAGCCGGGGCGTTGGTCCCGGGTGACTGGCGGAGGATCTCGCGTTCGCTGGCACGGTCCGGATAGCCGATGCGCAGGCGCATGAGGAAGCGGTCGAGCTGCGATTCGGGCAGGGGGTAAGTGCCGTGGTGCTCCACCGGGTTCTGGGTGGCGATGACGAGGAACGGCTCCGCCATGGGATAGGTCTTGCCGTCCATGGAGATCTGGCGCTCGTTCATGGCCTCCAGCAGGGCGGATTGCGTCTTGGGCGTGGCCCGGTTGATCTCGTCGGCCAGCAGGAAGCTGGTGAAGATGGGGCCGGGCTTGAATTCGAACTCGCCCGTACGGGCGTTGTAAATGGTGACGCCCAGGATGTCGCCGGGCAGCATGTCGGCCGTACACTGCAAGCGCTGGAACCCGCAGCTCACGGTCTTGGCCAGGGCTTGCGCCAGGGTGGTCTTGCCGACGCCGGGCACGTCTTCGATCAGCAGGTGCCCGCGTGAGAGCAGACACACCACGGACATACGGATGACGTCGGCCTTCCCGCGGATGACGGCGTTGAGCGACGCTTCGAGTTCTGACAATCTAGTGGCGGCCGAGACCGCGGCCTCAGGGCCGTGCATGTTATCTCCATGATAGCGAGTCTTCGATGAACGCAGCTTGCCCGCTGTCCCACCTACCGGGGTGACGCCAGACAGCGGCGCTGCGTGCATTCCGCGCCGCGGCGCGGCTAATGCGTTTCCGATGGCTGAATGGGCCGTAGATACTCAAATTCCACCCAGCCGGATCGGCCAGCGTCCGGACCGTCGGTCAGTTGGATCCGCAGCCGGCTGACGTCCTCCTCCAGTACACGCGCGTGTGTTCCCGCGACGACGGGGAACGCGGCCCCGCTTACGCCGGCTTGATCGAGCGCCGCCTGATCCTGCTTGCCCATGGCGATCTGCATTTTGTAGGTGTCCGTCTTGGAGGCAGCGAGCCAGACGGCCTTGCCCGCGGTCGACACCAGCACCGCCATTTCCCCCTTGTGGAGCATGTGGTTGGCGGGCGTTTCGGGTTTCAGTTTCCACTCGCGCCCCACTCCGAGGAGAATTACGAAGGCGCACACGGCAATGACCAGGACGAGGAACTTGTTCACAGCATTGTCCCTTCTTTCCGGATAAATCCGCTTTCAGGATACGGCTGTCCGATTTCAAGTCAAGCCCCATCCGCCGAGCCGTGCCTCCGGCCCGGTCTGATACGATACAAGTTCATTGCCATGACTCGCATGTTTCGAGCGGCTGTGGTACTGGCTTGCCTGGGGGCCTTGCTGCAGTCCCAAGCCTTCTCGCAACGCAAGAAGAAGAACAAGAAGGACGAGGACTTCACGCAGACGCTCGACGTTGCGCCGGATCCTCCTTCGGCCATCGCCGCCGACACGGCCCGGCTCTCGTTCCTCGTCACTCCGCTGTCGGCTAAAGGGCTGCTGTCGCAGCAGACCCGTGATGCGTTGAAGTGGCTGATGCAGCGCGCCAAGGGTTCACAGTTCATCCGCATCCGGGCCTACGTCGCCGGTACGGGCGATCTGCGCCGCATCCCCGCGCTGGTCAGCGAAGTGTTCACCGAGAAGAAGATCGCGCTGCCGGTGGTGACCGTCGTACAGGTGGGCGGATTGCCGCTGGAAGCCGCGCAGGTCCAACTCGTGGCCACTTTGGTGGACCGGAAGCCCGTCAATCCGGGCGGCGTCGCGTTTCTGGCGGCGCAGCAGTCGACGCTGAATCAGACTCTCGACCAGCTCAAGACGCGCGCGGGCTCGGGTGACGTGCAGGTCTTGACCTGTGCCGCTCCGACCTTGGAGGAGATCGCTCCGGCCCTCACAGCGGCCACGACCGCTTTTCCCAAGGCGCAGGTCTCCTTCTATCAGGCGCAGCGCTCGGTGAGCCAGCCGCAGGCCGCGTGCGAAGGCATTGCGCGTCTGCAACAAGCGCCCGCCGGCGGTGTGACCTTCCAGGAAGGCGTCGTGGCGGTCTCCTCGCCACGGCTGATCTTTGGTGGGGCGCAGCTCGCCTTCCGCTACCAGGAGGAGGACGCGCGCCTGGCCTTTCAGCGGCTGGAAAAAACGATGCAGTCGCTGGGCGGATCGCTGAAGCGGACCGTCTCCCTGAACGCCTATCCGCTCTCGCCGCAACTGGCTGACCTGGTAGCGCGCATCCGCCTCGAATTTCTTGATCGCACCCGCCTGCCGGCCGGCACGTCGCTGCCTTACGAAGGGCTGCCGTCGATGGACGCCAGCTTTGGGCTGGAAGCGATCACGTTGGGTTCTCCCACTCCCTAATTCATCTAGTCCAAGAGGTCTTCCTAACATGTCACAAAAACCCGTTGTCACGTTCGGTGAAATCATGCTGCGCCTGGCGCCTCCCGGCTATGAGCGGCTGATGATGTCGCCCATGCTGGTGGCCACCTACGGCGGCGGCGAAGCCAATGTCGCGGTGTCGGTCGCCAACTACGGCCAGCCAGCACGTTTTGTCACGGTCCTGCCGGACAATCCCATCACTGAGGCGTTCGTCTACCAGATGCGCGGCTTCGGCGTCGACACGTCGTACATCAAGCGCGCCGCCGGTCGCTTCGGCATCTACTTCGTCGAGCCGGGCGCCAACCAAAGGCCCTCCAAGGTCGTCTACGACCGCGCCAATAGCTCCATCGCCCTGGCCAAGCCCGGCGACCTCGACTGGACCGCCATCTTCGCCTACGCCGGCTGGTTCCACGTCACCGGCATCACGCCCGCCCTGACGCAATCGGCCGCCGACCTCTCCATCGAGGCCGCCAAGGCCGCCCAGTCGATGGGTGTGACGGTGTCGTGCGATCTCAACTACCGCAAGAATCTGTGGAAGTACGGCAAGCCGACGCAGGAAGTGATGTCGGAGCTCGTGAAGTACGTCGATTATGCCATCGCCAACGAGGAAGACTGCCAGAAGGCGCTGGGCATCAAAATCGATGTCGACGTCCATTCCGGTAAGTTGGACCAGGCGCAGTACGAGGCGCTGGCGAAGAAGGTGCTCGATACGTATCCGAATCTGAAGGCCATCGCCATCACGTTGCGCGAGAGCTTTAGCGCCTCGCACAACGGCTGGTCTGCCTGCATGCACAATCGCGAGCAGTTCCTGCTGAGCCGCCGCTACGACATCACGCACATTGTCGACCGTGTGGGCGGTGGCGACGCGTTCGCCGGCGGCCTGATCTACGGCCTGATCAACCTGCCCACGCACCAGGACGCGCTGGAATTCGCGGTAGCCGGATCGTGCCTGAAGCACTCCGTACCGGGTGACTTCAACCGTTTCACGAAGGCGGAAGTGGAAGCACTGATCAAGGAAGGCGGCAGCGGCCGCGTGCAGCGGTAGCAGGAACGCCCAGACGTGGAGAGGGCCATGCGGAACGGCCGACCGTTCCGCATGGCCCTTTTTGTCTCAGGCCGCTACTGCAGCTTGACGGCCTTGAAGCTGGTATACGCCCCGCTGCTGGCGAAGCGCAGACCCATGGCGCTCACTTCCGCGGAGCCAACCCTGGAAATCTCCAGCCGCCCCTTCTTCTGATCAACAATGCTGTTCAGCTCAACCAGAGGGAAAGCAGCGTGGCCGTTTGGAGGGATCTCCGGCAATGCCACGGTCAAGATGCGTTGGCCCTGTTCGTCGCGGAACGTGAGGTTCACAGCGGCTGCAGACGTGGCGCTCCAGGCTGAGTCACCACCATCCACCCTTGGTTGCCCTGCACCGAGAATTTGAAGCCTGGACCGGTGGTGATCATGCGAACCGGGGCGCTCACCTTAGCGCCCGTACCCGCGTCGGCGCTCAGGACCACCGCCTGTGGTGAGAAAAACACGTAGGGGTTCTGGGCCTGTACTAACGATAGGCAACCGCCGAGCAGCAAAAGAGTTACGAGTTTCACTACTTTCTGTCTCCGTCCGTATGACCGGGTAATCGCATAATCCCATCCTTCAGCGGCTCCGCGGCCCGCCTGCACCCTCCCCTTCGGGCAGCCAGGAGCCCTGCGCCAGAAAGAAACGCCGCATGGGTGGGCCGCGTCCCCGTATAATCAAGGTCAGAATCCGTCATGTACTCACGCAGGCAAGTCATTCTGGGAGGCACCGCGCTCGCGCTCTCTTCCGCCGCGGCGTCCGCTCAGCCCCAGGCACCGTCCAGTTCCGCCCAGGCCTTCAAGGCCGGCGTCAGCGAAGTCATCGTGCCCGTCACGGTCACCGATGACAAAGGCCGCTTCGTGCGCGACCTCGACCTGAAAGACTTTGAAGTGCGCGATGAAGGCGTCGTGCAGAAGGTCACCTACTTCACTCGCGAACGCAACCAACCGGTCGTCATCGGATTCCTGGTCGATCTCTCCAACTCCAACCGCCTGCATTGGGACAAGTTCAAGGAAGCCATCCAGGATCTGGTTCTGGCCACCATGGAGCCCGACGGCAAGCCCGATCCCCGGTTCTCCGGCTATCTCATCGGCTATTCCACCGAAGCCGAGCTAATGGTGAACACCACGGAGGACCCTGAGAAGATTCTCGACCGCTTCCGCAAGACCAAGCCGGGCGGCGGCGCCGCGCTGTTCGACGCCGTCTACCAATCCTGCACCAGCCGCACGCTGGTCAAAGGCGAGCCCATCGAACCGCGCCGAGTCATCGTGATCGTCGGCGACGGCCACGACAATAACAGCAAGAAGACACTGGAAGAAGTCGTCGAAATCGCCCAGCGCAATCTGGTGACCATTTACGGCGTATCGACAGTCGCATTTGGGTTCCGCAATGAAGGCGAGCCTAATCTGAAGCGTCTGGCCGAATCCTCCGGCGGCCGCGTCGTCTACCCCCTGGAAAACCTCTACTCCGACGTCTCGGGCTACCTCTCCACGCCTTCGGATGAAGGCAATTTCGCC includes:
- the ychF gene encoding redox-regulated ATPase YchF, which translates into the protein MKTAILGLPMTGKTSLFTILTGVHEATRVGTMEARVGMTKVPDPRLDALAKIFLPPKITHATIEFLDFPAISKEALRDPSYLASLRVVDAIAHVVRVFEDDTVPHEKGSVDPQRDIEDLDMELILSDLVVVEKRLERLEKERKKIRDQSLDREFELLETAKTKLEAGETLRAWELEPADEKLLRGFQFLSQKPILLVMNLGEADAANLSEREQSFRAQVLSGKANAELCAVCGKIEAELAELSPEEAAEYMTSYGLPGSSLSRLINVMYRLLGLMSFLTAGETEVRAWTIPINSTAVKAAGAIHSDFEKKFIRAEVVNWQTLVDQNGYGGLREKGQLRLEGKEYIVKDGDVLVIRHS
- a CDS encoding MoxR family ATPase, coding for MHGPEAAVSAATRLSELEASLNAVIRGKADVIRMSVVCLLSRGHLLIEDVPGVGKTTLAQALAKTVSCGFQRLQCTADMLPGDILGVTIYNARTGEFEFKPGPIFTSFLLADEINRATPKTQSALLEAMNERQISMDGKTYPMAEPFLVIATQNPVEHHGTYPLPESQLDRFLMRLRIGYPDRASEREILRQSPGTNAPAPQAILTPEELLSVQLAAERVSVDESLVSYMLSIVEATRSHESLLLGVSPRGAQALYRAVQALALLEGRDYVLPDDIKRLAVPVFAHRVVLNQRVSLSNRSTETAERLLAEILNRVEVPL
- a CDS encoding sugar kinase, with translation MSQKPVVTFGEIMLRLAPPGYERLMMSPMLVATYGGGEANVAVSVANYGQPARFVTVLPDNPITEAFVYQMRGFGVDTSYIKRAAGRFGIYFVEPGANQRPSKVVYDRANSSIALAKPGDLDWTAIFAYAGWFHVTGITPALTQSAADLSIEAAKAAQSMGVTVSCDLNYRKNLWKYGKPTQEVMSELVKYVDYAIANEEDCQKALGIKIDVDVHSGKLDQAQYEALAKKVLDTYPNLKAIAITLRESFSASHNGWSACMHNREQFLLSRRYDITHIVDRVGGGDAFAGGLIYGLINLPTHQDALEFAVAGSCLKHSVPGDFNRFTKAEVEALIKEGGSGRVQR
- a CDS encoding VWA domain-containing protein, with product MYSRRQVILGGTALALSSAAASAQPQAPSSSAQAFKAGVSEVIVPVTVTDDKGRFVRDLDLKDFEVRDEGVVQKVTYFTRERNQPVVIGFLVDLSNSNRLHWDKFKEAIQDLVLATMEPDGKPDPRFSGYLIGYSTEAELMVNTTEDPEKILDRFRKTKPGGGAALFDAVYQSCTSRTLVKGEPIEPRRVIVIVGDGHDNNSKKTLEEVVEIAQRNLVTIYGVSTVAFGFRNEGEPNLKRLAESSGGRVVYPLENLYSDVSGYLSTPSDEGNFAYKVGTGGYAAAIMRGIVNAISATAGEITSQYILRYTPDNTDVAKKFRRIEVKVNLANVKVRAREGYFPFAP